From the genome of Candidatus Effluviviaceae Genus V sp.:
CCCAGAAATCCGGCATCAACTTCCTTATCGGGTCTGACCTGGTCGGCAAGCCGATCAACGTCTACCTCGAGGACGTGTTGGTCGAGGATGCTCTCGCGGCGATCATGCGGGCTAACGGTCTGTGGTACACGCGGCAGAAGGGCACCAACATCTACGTCATCATGGATGCTCCCGAGGGACCGCCCGTGGCCACTGTCACCGAGGTCCTGCGGGCCGCCTACGCCGATGCGACCGAGCTTCAGGAGACCCTTGAGCCGGTTCTCACGGAGGCGGGAAGCATCGTTGTGAACCCGAGGGCGAACTCGCTCGTCATCTCGGACATTCCCGAGAACATGACGACGCTCCAGTCCCTCGTGAAGGAGCTCGACACGCCGACCGGACAGGTCCTCATCGAGGCGAAGATCGTCGAGTTCACGGAGACGGGCTCGCACGAGCTGGGCGTCTCCTGGAACTTCAGCGACTATGAGGAAGGCGATGCCGACGGTTCCGGCTCGTTCTCATACGGGTCGACCTTCAACCAGCAGGACAGCGAGGGCGTGCTGGACCTGACGTTCGGCAAGTTCGAGTCGTTCTCGGACATTCAGGATCTGACGGCGAGGATCGAGGCCATGCAGAAGGACGGCCTGGCCGAAGTGCTCGCCCGTCCGAAGGTGCTGACGCTGGACAACAAGGAAGCGATGATCCAGATCACGTCCCACATCGCTCTCGCAAAGAAGACGACGTACCGCGAGGGCGGCGCTGAGTCGACGGTCGAGCCGATCTTCGGCGATGTCGGTGTGAAGCTTCGTGTGACGCCGACAGTCAACGACGATGGCTTCGTCACGCTCAAGATCGAGCCAGAGGTCAGCTCGGCCTCCCGCTCGACCTACTTCCCGGACGAGGCCGTCGACACGAAGATGCGCACCGCGCAGACGACCGTCATGGTGAAGGACGGGCAGACGGTCGTGATCGGCGGGCTGCTTCGGACCGATGTCAACGAGACGCACTTCAAGGTCCCGCTGCTCGGCGACATCCCGCTTCTGGGCGCGCTCTTCCGCAAGAGCATCGAGAGTGAGACGAAGTCGGAGATCATGCTCTTCCTGACGCCGCGCATCCTCGGTTCCGAGGAGCTTGCGCGAATGAGCGAGCGTGAGGAGAGCCAGATCGACGCGAAGTTCAGAAACCAGCGATAGGAAGCACCGTGATTCCCGCGTTCCTCTTCATCTTCGGGATGGTCATCGGGAGCTTCCTGAACGTCCTGATCTACCGGGTGCCGCGTGGTCGGTCCATTGTGAGGCCCCCCTCGTCATGTCCGACGTGCGGCACCCGGATCCGTTCCCGGGACAACATCCCCATTCTGAGCTACCTGCTCCTCAGGGGTCGATGCCGGTCCTGCGGGGAGAGGATCTCGCCGCGCTACCCGGCCGTCGAGCTCCTCTCCGGGCTGATCCCGCTCGCCGTCTACTGGCGTGTGGGCATGGGTTCCGAGTTCGCCGTGCTCACGTCCCTGGCCTACGTCCTCGTCGTCCTCTCGTTCATCGACATCGATGAGCGAATCCTGCCCGACCGCATCACGCTGCCCGGCATCGCCGTCGGACTCGTCGTGTCGCCCCTCGCGGGGGTCACGACGCTGACGCAGTCGCTCATCGGAGCGGTCGCCGGCGGCGGCGCGCTCTTCGTGATCGGCCTGGTCGGCGACGCCGTGTTCAAGAAGGAGAGCATGGGCGGGGGAGACGTGAAGCTCGCCGCCATGCTCGGGGCATTCCTCGGGTGGCGGGCAGTCGTCGTGGGGCTCTTCGCCGCGTTCCTTCTCGGAGCGATCGTCGGGGTCGGCCAGATGGCCGGTCGGCGACCGGGGAAAGAGAGCGAGGGGGAGTGGGACCACACGTTGCCGTTCGGACCCTTCATCGCGCTGGGTGGCTTCATCTCGGCGCTCTGGGGGAACGTCCTCATCAGCTGGTACCAGGGACTCTTCATCTGACAGAATCGCTACGCCCCGCCCGTCCGATGCCCACGAAGAAGCCCCGCCGCTTGCTCGCGGCGGGGCGTTCTGCTTCTCAGTGTGCCGGGGCCCGGGCCCGGATCAGGCGCCGGGTTCGCTCGGCGCGGCTCAGGCGCCGACGATCGTCGAGACGGTGACGCTGTCCCTCGGGGCGCCCTGCGGCCAGCGGAGCTTGACCTCGACCAGCTTCGCCCGAACCGAATCGCCCGGGCTCGACCAGATGACCGGGACGACGCTCCAGGTCATGTCCCCGAGAAGGTCGTTCGCGGCGTCGTCGTCGCCTCTCGTCGAGACGACGATGCTCGGGTCGGTCGGGTGAACGCCGGATGTCATACAGACGCTCGAGACGTCGGCGTCCGACCCGACGGCGCCGTAGCCGGCCTTCAGGAGCTGCTCGGCCTTGCGCTCCACGAGACGCAGCGCCATACGCTCCTCGCCTCTGTGCATGGCCAGCGTCCGACCGGACACCATGCTGTCGAAGATCGGCACGATGAGAATAGAGAGAACGACGATCGAGACGAGGATCTCGATCATCGTTACGCCCCGGTCCGTTGTCATCGTCCTGCGGACGCGCTTCAGGAGCTGCCGGATCGTTCCGGCCGTCGCTGCAAGGCGGTTCATCTGCGTTACCCTTCCGTTCTCAAGCCCACTGAGTGTTCAGTTCCTGCAGACGACCGTCGAGGACATCAGCAGGGCCTGATCGTCGGAGCACTGCTCCGTTCCCATGCCGTCGGTGACCGCCAGCTCCATGTTGACCGTCTTCCCATCGACCGTGCTGAACGACAGTGAGTCGACCGACGACGAGAGAACGAAGCCGGCGCTGTCGACCAGCTGTCCGTCGTCGTTGATGTGGAAGATGTCTGCGAGACTGTCGCCGGCGGCCGTCTCGTAGTAGACGCGCAGCGAGTCCCCTTCGACGTTGATGACGACGCTCTCGGCTCCACGAAGGACGCGCGACATCGTCTCGACGGCGAGTGAGGATTCGCGCTGCAGTCGTGTCATCGACGATGTTCCGTCCCACGACTTGAGCGTGCCGACGTAGGACACCGACGCAGCCAGAACGATGACCG
Proteins encoded in this window:
- a CDS encoding prepilin peptidase, with amino-acid sequence MVIGSFLNVLIYRVPRGRSIVRPPSSCPTCGTRIRSRDNIPILSYLLLRGRCRSCGERISPRYPAVELLSGLIPLAVYWRVGMGSEFAVLTSLAYVLVVLSFIDIDERILPDRITLPGIAVGLVVSPLAGVTTLTQSLIGAVAGGGALFVIGLVGDAVFKKESMGGGDVKLAAMLGAFLGWRAVVVGLFAAFLLGAIVGVGQMAGRRPGKESEGEWDHTLPFGPFIALGGFISALWGNVLISWYQGLFI
- a CDS encoding prepilin-type N-terminal cleavage/methylation domain-containing protein is translated as MNRLAATAGTIRQLLKRVRRTMTTDRGVTMIEILVSIVVLSILIVPIFDSMVSGRTLAMHRGEERMALRLVERKAEQLLKAGYGAVGSDADVSSVCMTSGVHPTDPSIVVSTRGDDDAANDLLGDMTWSVVPVIWSSPGDSVRAKLVEVKLRWPQGAPRDSVTVSTIVGA
- a CDS encoding prepilin-type N-terminal cleavage/methylation domain-containing protein, whose product is MRLKRVGRALRGLQGARGRRGFTLPEVVVTMAALTVIVLAASVSYVGTLKSWDGTSSMTRLQRESSLAVETMSRVLRGAESVVINVEGDSLRVYYETAAGDSLADIFHINDDGQLVDSAGFVLSSSVDSLSFSTVDGKTVNMELAVTDGMGTEQCSDDQALLMSSTVVCRN